One window of the candidate division KSB1 bacterium genome contains the following:
- a CDS encoding DUF2283 domain-containing protein, whose translation MRLKIDKENDALYLRLDETAIVESEEVQPGVILDFDKNGRVVGIEILALSTRTEPEKLRVLQFETA comes from the coding sequence ATGAGACTCAAAATTGACAAAGAAAATGACGCGCTGTATCTCCGATTGGACGAAACGGCTATTGTCGAATCAGAAGAAGTTCAGCCTGGCGTAATACTGGACTTCGATAAGAATGGCCGTGTCGTCGGAATAGAAATTCTCGCTTTAAGTACACGCACTGAGCCGGAGAAATTACGCGTTCTTCAATTCGAGACAGCTTAG
- a CDS encoding O-methyltransferase has product MDIINLSINNYLDELLPERPRIMQEMEKLAKDRNFPIIGPQVGRILYQYAKLIGARRIFELGSGFGYSAYWFALALPEDGRVICTEAASNNIDLAEDYLKAAGLLHKVEFKKGDAIKILTQTEGPFDIILNDVDKDDYPRALEMAVPKLRVGGLLITDNALWHGRIVNNPQPDVYTRGVLEYNQLALSAENLWTTILPVRDGLAVSLKLDA; this is encoded by the coding sequence ATGGACATCATTAACTTATCCATCAACAACTACCTGGATGAGCTGCTGCCCGAACGCCCGCGCATCATGCAGGAAATGGAGAAGCTCGCGAAAGACCGCAATTTTCCCATCATCGGGCCGCAGGTGGGGCGGATTCTTTATCAGTACGCCAAGCTGATTGGCGCGAGGCGGATTTTCGAGCTGGGCAGCGGGTTCGGCTATTCGGCGTATTGGTTCGCGCTGGCGCTGCCGGAAGATGGCAGGGTGATTTGCACCGAAGCGGCGAGCAACAATATCGATTTGGCTGAAGATTATCTCAAAGCCGCCGGACTGCTGCACAAAGTCGAATTTAAAAAAGGCGACGCGATCAAAATTCTCACACAAACCGAAGGGCCGTTCGATATTATTCTCAACGACGTCGACAAGGACGACTACCCGCGCGCGCTCGAGATGGCGGTGCCCAAGCTGCGCGTTGGCGGCTTGTTGATCACCGACAATGCGTTGTGGCACGGCAGAATCGTCAACAATCCGCAGCCGGATGTGTATACGCGAGGCGTGTTGGAATATAACCAACTCGCCTTATCAGCAGAAAATTTGTGGACGACGATCCTGCCGGTGCGGGATGGGCTGGCCGTTAGTTTGAAGCTAGACGCTTGA
- a CDS encoding HEPN domain-containing protein produces the protein MARTRIKEAKVLLETGYFDGAYYLAGYAVECALKACIAKQSLRYEFPDKTRVLDSYTHDFAKLLRAPNLTTELQKEIKTNGVFRNKWQIVERWSEEARYQTVTSQAAMALYSAIADRQNGVLSWLKKYW, from the coding sequence TTGGCTCGAACGCGCATCAAGGAAGCGAAGGTTCTGCTTGAAACGGGGTATTTCGATGGCGCATATTATTTGGCGGGATATGCCGTCGAATGCGCCCTGAAAGCTTGTATAGCGAAGCAGAGTTTGCGCTACGAGTTTCCAGACAAAACACGTGTGCTCGATAGCTATACTCATGACTTCGCGAAATTGCTGAGAGCACCGAATTTAACCACTGAGTTGCAAAAAGAAATAAAAACCAATGGCGTATTCCGCAACAAATGGCAGATTGTTGAGCGTTGGTCTGAAGAGGCAAGATATCAAACTGTAACTTCACAGGCAGCAATGGCGTTGTATTCTGCCATTGCTGATCGTCAAAATGGAGTTTTGTCATGGCTCAAGAAATATTGGTAA
- a CDS encoding DUF309 domain-containing protein has product MEAIENLPHRLEEGINFFNREYFFEAHDALEELWMEAREQMQRELFHGLVNIATGFYHYRMGNRAGMQSQLQKGVDKLSQVPARCFGVNVEKLLHEVQPYIQQGYAPASFPEPLPKIEFDAGALALIKKN; this is encoded by the coding sequence GTGGAAGCCATCGAAAATCTGCCTCACCGGCTGGAGGAAGGAATCAACTTTTTCAACCGCGAGTATTTTTTCGAGGCGCATGATGCGCTGGAAGAATTGTGGATGGAGGCGCGCGAGCAGATGCAGCGCGAACTCTTTCACGGCCTGGTCAATATCGCCACCGGCTTTTATCATTATCGCATGGGCAACCGTGCGGGCATGCAAAGCCAATTGCAGAAGGGTGTGGACAAATTGTCGCAAGTGCCGGCGCGTTGTTTTGGGGTGAATGTTGAAAAGCTGCTTCACGAGGTTCAACCATACATTCAGCAAGGGTATGCGCCGGCGAGCTTTCCAGAGCCGTTGCCGAAAATTGAGTTTGATGCCGGGGCGCTTGCTCTAATCAAAAAAAATTAG
- a CDS encoding DUF4258 domain-containing protein — protein sequence MSNIILSDHTRDMLKERNILEEWVWRTINSPYRKKRRVDYDDNMHYLKPIKEREGRVLHVVVNPNVQPNRIVTVFFDRRARKKK from the coding sequence ATGTCGAACATTATACTTTCGGATCACACCAGAGACATGCTCAAAGAGCGGAATATTCTGGAGGAGTGGGTTTGGCGTACAATCAATTCACCATATCGCAAGAAAAGACGTGTTGACTATGATGACAATATGCACTACCTTAAACCTATCAAGGAAAGAGAAGGTCGTGTTTTACATGTTGTCGTGAACCCAAATGTTCAGCCGAATAGAATCGTAACTGTTTTCTTTGACCGGCGTGCGAGAAAGAAAAAATGA